A DNA window from Luteolibacter luteus contains the following coding sequences:
- a CDS encoding RNA polymerase sigma factor, which yields MSDQEYDKERDQVLAAAYEKTRKSLIARLDNWEDQKTWDEFYQTYWRLIYAVAIKAGLRPDEAHDCVQETVLSIAKQSKKKLYDPEQGSFKTWLMNMTRWRINDQFRKRKKDTAMTGGEWEDDRKTAVIDRFEDPKGDLLARLWDVEWKKNVADAALARVKAQVSPKQYQIFDCYVVRQWDAKKVQDQLNVSMAQVYLAKHRVGAVLKKELARLEEDVDE from the coding sequence ATGTCCGACCAAGAGTACGACAAGGAGCGCGATCAGGTGCTCGCAGCAGCCTACGAAAAGACCCGCAAGAGCCTTATCGCACGGCTGGACAATTGGGAGGACCAGAAGACCTGGGATGAATTCTATCAGACCTACTGGCGCCTGATTTACGCCGTGGCCATCAAGGCCGGACTGCGTCCGGACGAGGCGCACGATTGCGTGCAGGAGACCGTCCTTTCCATCGCCAAGCAGAGCAAAAAGAAGCTTTACGATCCCGAGCAAGGCTCCTTCAAAACATGGCTCATGAACATGACCCGCTGGCGGATCAACGACCAGTTCCGCAAGCGGAAGAAGGACACTGCCATGACCGGCGGCGAATGGGAGGATGACCGCAAGACCGCGGTGATCGATCGCTTCGAGGACCCGAAGGGCGACCTGCTGGCCCGCCTCTGGGATGTGGAATGGAAAAAGAATGTCGCCGACGCCGCTTTAGCCCGTGTGAAGGCTCAGGTCTCTCCCAAGCAGTATCAGATTTTCGATTGCTACGTGGTCCGCCAGTGGGATGCCAAGAAGGTGCAGGATCAGCTGAACGTAAGCATGGCACAGGTGTATCTGGCGAAGCACCGCGTGGGTGCCGTATTGAAAAAGGAACTCGCCCGCTTGGAGGAGGATGTCGACGAGTAG
- a CDS encoding DEAD/DEAH box helicase — MGFETLGLSEAVLEAVTESGYDNPTPIQAQAIPLILEGRDVIGASQTGTGKTAAFALPSLSKLKPIGKPQILVLEPTRELAHQVAEQFEKYGKHTGLKVALLYGGVGYGEQSKALQQGADVVVATPGRLVDHFYRATMRFNEVQILILDEVDRMLDMGFLPQVRKIVNLCPWEGRQTLFFSATMPPAIQTFAQWCLTNPVSVEIARRAVASTVTHAFYPVSMDQRDELLLALLEQTDYHSVMIFTRTRKEADQVCELIKREGKQPKVAAMHSDISQVDRMKALAGFKSGDYEVLVATDVAARGIDISGVSHVINYRVPENAEDYVHRIGRTGRAEAEGDAFTLLTADELEYAKSVEVFIDKKIDRKKLENFDYIYTALLDDSPSKPIRKKPMGGKKKRR; from the coding sequence ATGGGATTTGAAACTCTAGGCCTCTCCGAAGCCGTCCTCGAAGCCGTCACGGAGTCGGGCTATGACAACCCGACGCCGATCCAGGCACAGGCGATTCCCCTGATCCTCGAAGGTCGGGATGTAATCGGCGCCTCGCAGACCGGCACGGGGAAGACCGCGGCCTTCGCGCTGCCCTCGCTCAGCAAGCTGAAGCCGATCGGCAAGCCGCAGATCCTGGTCCTGGAGCCAACCCGCGAGCTCGCCCACCAGGTGGCGGAGCAATTCGAGAAATACGGCAAGCACACGGGCCTGAAGGTCGCGCTGCTCTATGGCGGCGTGGGCTACGGCGAGCAATCGAAGGCTCTCCAGCAAGGTGCCGACGTCGTGGTGGCCACGCCCGGACGTCTCGTGGACCATTTCTACCGCGCCACCATGCGCTTCAACGAGGTGCAGATCCTGATCCTCGATGAAGTGGACCGCATGCTGGACATGGGCTTCCTGCCGCAGGTGCGGAAGATCGTGAATCTCTGCCCGTGGGAAGGACGCCAGACGCTGTTCTTCTCCGCCACCATGCCGCCGGCGATCCAGACCTTCGCCCAGTGGTGTCTGACGAATCCGGTGAGCGTGGAGATCGCCCGCCGCGCCGTGGCTTCCACGGTGACGCACGCTTTCTATCCGGTCTCCATGGACCAGCGCGATGAGCTGCTGCTGGCCCTGCTGGAGCAGACCGACTATCACTCGGTGATGATCTTCACCCGCACCCGCAAGGAGGCGGACCAAGTCTGCGAGCTGATCAAGCGCGAGGGCAAGCAGCCGAAGGTGGCCGCGATGCACTCCGACATCAGCCAGGTGGACCGCATGAAGGCGCTCGCCGGCTTCAAGAGCGGTGACTACGAGGTGCTGGTGGCAACGGACGTGGCCGCGCGCGGCATCGACATCTCCGGCGTCTCCCACGTGATCAACTACCGCGTCCCGGAAAATGCCGAGGACTACGTGCACCGCATCGGTCGTACCGGTCGTGCCGAAGCCGAGGGCGATGCCTTCACGCTGCTCACCGCGGATGAGCTGGAGTATGCGAAGTCGGTGGAAGTCTTCATCGACAAGAAGATCGATCGCAAGAAGCTGGAGAACTTCGACTACATCTACACCGCGCTGCTCGACGATTCCCCGTCGAAGCCGATCCGCAAGAAGCCGATGGGCGGCAAGAAGAAGCGGAGGTAG
- a CDS encoding addiction module protein, translated as MAVALDLKGMSTTEKLRLMEDLWQDLSAKEEELASPSWHGEVLTERERLTDSGEEKFISWEAAKKQLRDELP; from the coding sequence ATGGCGGTAGCGCTTGATCTCAAAGGGATGAGCACGACGGAGAAGCTCCGGCTGATGGAAGATCTCTGGCAGGATCTGTCGGCGAAAGAAGAGGAGCTGGCTTCCCCTTCATGGCATGGCGAAGTTCTCACAGAACGGGAGAGGTTGACCGACTCCGGTGAAGAGAAGTTCATCAGCTGGGAAGCCGCCAAGAAGCAGCTTCGTGACGAATTGCCGTGA
- a CDS encoding type II toxin-antitoxin system RelE/ParE family toxin, with the protein MRISIQPSALRDLREGFDFYEQTEAGLGDYFLDSLSSDIESLRLYAGIHSVHFGRFHRLLSKRFPYAVYYQVENDEILIRAILDLRRDPRWIVRKLKGLPLSS; encoded by the coding sequence GTGAGGATTTCGATCCAGCCCTCCGCACTCCGCGATTTGAGGGAGGGGTTTGACTTTTACGAACAGACCGAGGCGGGTCTAGGCGACTACTTCCTTGATTCGCTTTCTTCCGATATTGAATCGCTCCGGCTTTACGCGGGAATCCACTCGGTTCACTTTGGCCGTTTTCACCGGCTTTTATCGAAACGCTTTCCTTATGCGGTCTACTATCAGGTTGAGAATGACGAGATCTTGATCCGCGCCATTTTGGATTTGCGCCGTGATCCCCGCTGGATCGTCCGCAAACTCAAGGGCCTACCCCTTTCCTCATGA
- the ruvC gene encoding crossover junction endodeoxyribonuclease RuvC, which translates to MRVLAIDPAIRNTGYAVVEGAGREAKALAYDVISIPDRLPQSAALAAVRMHLHHIIEQHQPDEVAVEGIIYVQSHRTAISMGAARAAALIAAADAGLCVYEYAPMKVKMAVVGKGKADKQQVAFMVRALLGLAETPPHDAADALAIGLAHLQASDPLKAKVLERRQV; encoded by the coding sequence ATGAGAGTCCTCGCCATTGATCCTGCCATCCGCAATACCGGCTATGCCGTGGTGGAGGGTGCGGGCCGTGAGGCGAAGGCCCTGGCCTATGATGTGATTTCGATCCCGGATCGCTTGCCGCAATCCGCCGCGCTGGCTGCAGTGCGGATGCACCTGCACCACATCATCGAGCAGCACCAGCCGGATGAAGTGGCGGTGGAAGGGATCATCTATGTGCAGTCGCACCGCACCGCGATCTCGATGGGTGCCGCGCGTGCCGCCGCTCTCATCGCCGCGGCCGATGCCGGGCTCTGCGTGTATGAATACGCGCCGATGAAGGTGAAGATGGCTGTCGTCGGAAAAGGCAAGGCGGACAAGCAGCAGGTGGCCTTCATGGTGCGCGCGCTGTTAGGCCTGGCCGAAACGCCACCGCATGATGCCGCGGATGCCCTGGCGATCGGGCTGGCGCATTTGCAGGCCTCCGATCCGCTGAAGGCGAAGGTGCTGGAGAGACGGCAGGTCTAG
- a CDS encoding PEP-CTERM sorting domain-containing protein (PEP-CTERM proteins occur, often in large numbers, in the proteomes of bacteria that also encode an exosortase, a predicted intramembrane cysteine proteinase. The presence of a PEP-CTERM domain at a protein's C-terminus predicts cleavage within the sorting domain, followed by covalent anchoring to some some component of the (usually Gram-negative) cell surface. Many PEP-CTERM proteins exhibit an unusual sequence composition that includes large numbers of potential glycosylation sites. Expression of one such protein has been shown restore the ability of a bacterium to form floc, a type of biofilm.) — protein sequence MLRPLLATLGLAATALTADAAQIIFTITGTVVSSTVDGYATNDQITLTFIANDEVPTVFDDIGVLEWYEENVNEPEVFSSVTFSGASGTWTRPTNVNSSPESQISIFDNTNDDLVLAAFADITDDPDARNGLSIGSEPVKGIVFQSRVLNSPFSLLSEDPVNIGDYFASYLGEYQLTDPGSPSYIEMINGESITFNATDLVIAQVPEPSAPILALGAAGAGLLRRRRK from the coding sequence ATGCTCCGCCCACTCCTTGCTACCCTCGGCCTCGCGGCCACCGCGCTCACGGCCGATGCGGCCCAGATCATTTTCACCATCACCGGCACTGTCGTCAGCAGCACGGTCGATGGCTACGCTACCAATGACCAGATCACCCTGACCTTTATCGCGAACGATGAGGTGCCCACCGTCTTCGACGATATCGGCGTCCTCGAATGGTATGAGGAGAACGTGAACGAACCGGAGGTTTTCTCCAGCGTGACCTTCTCCGGTGCCTCCGGAACCTGGACAAGGCCTACGAACGTCAATTCGTCTCCGGAGAGCCAGATCAGTATCTTTGACAACACCAACGACGACCTCGTGCTCGCCGCCTTTGCCGACATCACCGATGACCCGGACGCCCGGAACGGCCTCAGCATCGGCTCGGAACCGGTGAAGGGAATCGTTTTCCAAAGCCGCGTGCTCAACTCTCCCTTCAGCCTGCTTTCGGAAGATCCAGTGAATATCGGCGACTATTTCGCGAGCTACCTCGGCGAATACCAGCTCACGGATCCCGGCTCTCCCAGCTACATCGAAATGATCAACGGCGAATCGATTACCTTCAACGCGACCGATCTCGTCATCGCCCAAGTACCGGAGCCTTCCGCACCCATCCTAGCGCTCGGCGCTGCGGGTGCCGGCCTGCTGCGCCGCCGCAGGAAGTAA
- the lipB gene encoding lipoyl(octanoyl) transferase LipB: MKTIRLGKNISYEDGLKQQDAAVEDILERGGKELLFLLEHAPVYTIGRLRDQSSLRDATLLPAAVHETNRGGQATYHGPGQLVGYPILDLRERNRDLHAHLRNLEEALILTCRDFGIPAGRRDGLTGVWVENRKLASIGVGVRKWISMHGFAINVTAECLLPFFAITPCGIDGVVMSCVAQEAGREISVEEFADAFEPHFAKLFAR; this comes from the coding sequence ATGAAGACGATCCGCCTGGGCAAGAACATCTCCTACGAAGACGGGCTGAAGCAGCAGGATGCCGCCGTAGAAGACATCCTCGAGCGCGGCGGCAAGGAGCTGCTGTTCTTGTTAGAGCACGCACCTGTTTACACCATCGGCCGGCTGCGAGACCAATCGTCGCTGCGCGATGCCACCCTGCTCCCTGCGGCGGTCCATGAGACGAACCGCGGCGGCCAGGCGACCTATCACGGTCCGGGGCAATTGGTCGGCTATCCCATTCTCGATCTCCGCGAGCGGAATCGCGATCTGCACGCGCATCTCCGCAATCTGGAGGAGGCGCTCATCCTCACCTGCCGGGATTTCGGCATCCCTGCCGGTCGCCGCGATGGCCTGACGGGCGTGTGGGTGGAGAACCGCAAGCTCGCCTCGATCGGTGTGGGTGTCCGGAAATGGATCTCCATGCATGGCTTCGCGATCAATGTGACCGCGGAGTGCCTGCTGCCCTTCTTCGCCATCACGCCCTGCGGGATCGATGGCGTGGTGATGAGCTGCGTGGCCCAAGAAGCAGGCCGGGAGATCTCGGTGGAGGAATTCGCCGACGCCTTCGAGCCGCATTTCGCGAAGCTCTTCGCGCGATAA
- a CDS encoding type II toxin-antitoxin system VapB family antitoxin, with the protein MKMTMHIDEALLKRVMDTYELETKTDAVEFALRELDRKARLKKFMKDGLGLTPEELKDAVYPGYSPDELPSAKVAEDTLPYGSPRPD; encoded by the coding sequence ATGAAAATGACCATGCACATCGACGAGGCGCTCCTCAAGCGGGTCATGGACACCTACGAGCTGGAGACGAAGACCGACGCGGTCGAGTTCGCCCTCAGGGAGTTGGACCGAAAGGCGCGCCTGAAGAAATTCATGAAGGACGGCCTCGGCCTCACGCCGGAGGAGCTGAAGGACGCCGTGTATCCCGGCTACAGCCCGGACGAACTCCCCAGCGCGAAGGTCGCCGAAGATACCCTGCCCTATGGAAGCCCTCGTCCTGATTGA
- a CDS encoding PIN domain-containing protein, with protein sequence MEALVLIDSNIYIGCLNAGLDPVREITRRVSLDDIACCGVVKAEVLRGIRGPKQRERFEEFFGVTQMIGTPASLWDEAWHLAWKLDRQGKILPLQDIVIACCALRAGAVVMTRDKHFRGIPELRVIDL encoded by the coding sequence ATGGAAGCCCTCGTCCTGATTGATTCCAATATCTACATCGGCTGCCTCAATGCGGGGCTGGACCCGGTGAGGGAAATCACGCGCCGCGTGTCGCTCGATGACATCGCCTGCTGCGGCGTGGTGAAGGCGGAGGTCCTGCGCGGCATCCGCGGGCCGAAGCAGCGCGAGCGCTTCGAGGAATTCTTCGGCGTGACCCAGATGATCGGCACGCCAGCCAGCCTGTGGGATGAAGCCTGGCACCTCGCCTGGAAGCTGGACCGCCAGGGCAAGATCCTGCCGCTGCAAGACATCGTCATCGCCTGCTGCGCCCTGCGTGCGGGAGCGGTGGTGATGACGAGGGACAAGCACTTCCGGGGGATCCCGGAGTTGCGGGTCATCGATCTTTAA
- a CDS encoding YebC/PmpR family DNA-binding transcriptional regulator, whose translation MGRAFECRRRAKEARWDTMSRVFPKLAKSITMAAKNGGPDPAANAPLRLAIANAKGQNLPKDKIEAAIKRAAGKDAADIVEVAYEGKGPHGSLFYIECATDNTNRSVVNMKTIFNKNGGQIVNSGQLDFMFTRKAVVEFEVTPETNLEELELELIDAGLEELDVEDGIARAIGEYASFSSLTAGFEKLGIPVKKAGLERIPTQPIELTEDQMTEVEAILEKIEDDDDVQVVFTNLA comes from the coding sequence ATGGGACGCGCCTTTGAATGCCGCCGCCGAGCCAAGGAAGCCCGCTGGGACACCATGTCCCGCGTCTTCCCCAAGCTCGCCAAATCGATCACCATGGCCGCCAAGAACGGAGGACCTGACCCGGCGGCAAATGCGCCCCTGCGTCTCGCCATCGCCAACGCGAAGGGTCAGAACCTGCCGAAGGACAAGATCGAGGCCGCCATCAAGCGCGCCGCTGGCAAGGATGCCGCGGACATCGTGGAAGTGGCCTATGAGGGCAAGGGGCCGCACGGCTCGCTCTTCTACATCGAGTGCGCCACGGACAATACGAACCGCTCCGTGGTGAACATGAAGACCATCTTCAACAAGAACGGCGGCCAGATCGTGAATAGCGGCCAGCTCGATTTCATGTTCACCCGCAAGGCCGTGGTGGAATTCGAAGTCACGCCCGAGACGAATCTCGAAGAGTTGGAGCTCGAATTGATCGATGCCGGCTTGGAAGAACTCGATGTCGAAGATGGCATCGCCCGCGCGATCGGCGAATACGCCAGCTTTTCCAGCCTCACCGCCGGATTTGAAAAGCTCGGCATCCCGGTGAAAAAGGCCGGGCTCGAGCGCATCCCGACCCAGCCGATCGAGCTGACGGAAGATCAGATGACCGAAGTCGAAGCGATCCTCGAGAAGATCGAGGACGACGACGACGTGCAGGTGGTCTTCACGAACCTGGCATGA
- a CDS encoding xanthine dehydrogenase family protein molybdopterin-binding subunit, translating to MKTSEAPQMDRRHFFKLLGGGLFVAYMAEPVNAQERRGRRGGPARPMEVSAWIHIGENGTVRVFTGKTEVGQNIRTSLAQAVAEELPVRIPSIQMVMADTDLVPFDMGTFGSRSTPDMALHLRKVAAAARQELVRLAVERFGTQEQNLILQDGEVIWQMEHSSGGAQIASFAELLKGKQLSAVVTDETKLRPAAEWRVAGTSVPKVDGKNFVTGRHHYTTDIQRPGLVHGKVLRAPAYGAKLKSLDDAQAKTLPGVTVVRDGDFVGVTAPNPAVATQAIGLLKAEWEGGEGPSNKELWQVLKNNFNRGDDGRKIDDALASSAHKLEQAYTVEYIAHCPLETRAGVAEWQDGKVTVWTGTQRPFGVKDELVSAFSLPPEKVRVIVPDTGSGYGGKHSGEAAVEAARLAKAAGKPVKLSWTREEEFWWAYFRPAGVIEVKAGVDADGKLTAWEFHNHNSGGAAIETPYEVPAKFVRSHGSKSPLRQGSYRGLAAAANGFARESAMDELAAAAGIDPLEFRLKNLKDERLRAVLEAAAKSFGWSNRKGHCGIACGIDKGGYIANCVEIELRGKTVKVKRIVAAFECGAIVNPTHLKNQVEGSIVMGLGGALFEAIQFADGKILNPAFSKYRVPRFSDVPPIETVLVNRTDLPSAGAGECPIMAIAPAIGSAIFEAKKERLRAMPMKLA from the coding sequence ATGAAGACCAGCGAAGCACCGCAGATGGATCGCCGCCATTTCTTCAAGCTGCTCGGTGGCGGGCTCTTCGTCGCCTACATGGCGGAGCCCGTGAATGCGCAGGAGCGCCGCGGGCGTCGTGGCGGACCCGCGAGGCCGATGGAGGTCAGCGCGTGGATACACATTGGGGAAAATGGGACAGTGAGAGTTTTCACGGGAAAAACGGAGGTGGGTCAAAACATCCGCACCTCCCTGGCCCAAGCCGTGGCGGAGGAGCTGCCGGTCCGCATTCCGTCGATCCAGATGGTGATGGCGGACACGGATCTCGTGCCCTTTGACATGGGCACCTTTGGCAGCCGCAGCACGCCGGACATGGCGCTGCATCTGCGGAAGGTGGCTGCGGCCGCGCGGCAGGAATTGGTGAGGCTTGCGGTGGAACGGTTTGGCACACAGGAGCAGAATCTCATCCTCCAGGATGGCGAGGTGATCTGGCAGATGGAGCATTCCAGTGGAGGTGCCCAGATCGCGAGCTTCGCCGAGCTGCTGAAAGGAAAGCAGCTCTCGGCGGTCGTCACCGACGAGACCAAACTGAGGCCTGCGGCGGAATGGAGGGTCGCCGGAACCTCGGTGCCCAAGGTGGATGGAAAGAACTTCGTCACCGGCAGGCATCACTACACCACCGACATCCAGAGACCGGGACTCGTGCACGGGAAGGTGCTCCGCGCGCCAGCCTACGGAGCGAAACTCAAGTCGCTGGACGATGCTCAGGCGAAGACGCTTCCGGGGGTGACCGTGGTGCGCGATGGCGATTTCGTGGGTGTCACGGCACCGAATCCAGCCGTCGCGACACAGGCGATCGGCCTGCTGAAAGCCGAGTGGGAAGGCGGCGAGGGCCCCTCTAACAAGGAGCTCTGGCAAGTGCTGAAGAACAACTTCAACCGCGGTGACGATGGCAGGAAGATCGATGACGCCCTGGCCAGCTCCGCCCACAAGCTCGAGCAGGCTTACACCGTGGAATACATCGCCCACTGTCCGCTGGAGACACGTGCCGGCGTGGCCGAGTGGCAGGATGGCAAGGTGACGGTGTGGACCGGCACGCAGCGGCCCTTCGGCGTGAAGGACGAGTTGGTCAGCGCTTTCTCCCTGCCACCGGAAAAGGTGCGGGTGATCGTGCCGGACACCGGCTCCGGCTACGGTGGCAAGCACAGCGGCGAGGCCGCGGTGGAAGCTGCCCGGCTCGCGAAGGCGGCGGGCAAGCCGGTGAAGCTTTCGTGGACGCGCGAGGAGGAGTTCTGGTGGGCCTACTTCCGCCCCGCGGGCGTGATCGAGGTGAAGGCGGGAGTCGATGCCGATGGCAAGCTCACCGCTTGGGAATTCCACAATCACAACTCCGGCGGCGCGGCGATCGAGACACCCTATGAGGTGCCTGCGAAATTCGTGCGCAGCCATGGCAGCAAGTCACCGCTGCGGCAGGGCTCATATCGCGGGCTCGCGGCAGCGGCGAATGGCTTCGCACGTGAATCCGCGATGGATGAACTGGCGGCTGCGGCGGGGATCGATCCCCTGGAGTTTCGCTTGAAGAACCTGAAGGATGAGCGCCTGCGCGCGGTGCTGGAAGCCGCGGCGAAAAGCTTCGGCTGGAGCAATCGAAAGGGCCACTGCGGGATCGCCTGCGGCATTGATAAGGGCGGCTACATCGCGAACTGCGTGGAGATCGAACTCCGCGGCAAGACCGTGAAGGTGAAGCGCATCGTCGCGGCCTTCGAGTGCGGCGCGATCGTGAACCCGACGCACCTGAAGAATCAGGTGGAAGGCAGCATCGTGATGGGGCTCGGCGGTGCCTTGTTCGAGGCGATCCAATTCGCGGACGGAAAGATCCTGAATCCCGCGTTTTCGAAGTATCGTGTCCCGCGTTTCTCGGACGTGCCACCGATCGAGACGGTGCTGGTGAATCGCACGGACCTTCCTTCCGCGGGTGCCGGGGAGTGCCCGATCATGGCCATCGCGCCGGCGATCGGCTCCGCGATTTTCGAAGCGAAGAAGGAGCGATTGAGAGCGATGCCGATGAAACTCGCCTAG
- a CDS encoding (2Fe-2S)-binding protein: protein MATITRLHVNGRDAALEADGERILLSVLRDDLGLTGCKPGCGEGQCGACTVLVDGKPVRSCSMPASAVGEAKIRTVEGLEQDGKLHPVQQAFLEADAMQCGYCTCGMILSAVALLEQHPTPTEEQFLAAMDGNICRCGVYNNIRSAVKRASETLAKNPQ from the coding sequence ATGGCCACCATTACCCGACTTCACGTGAATGGCCGCGATGCCGCCCTGGAGGCGGATGGCGAGCGAATCCTGCTCAGCGTCCTGCGCGACGATCTGGGCCTTACCGGATGCAAGCCGGGCTGCGGGGAGGGCCAATGCGGTGCCTGCACCGTATTGGTGGATGGCAAGCCGGTGCGCTCCTGCTCGATGCCCGCAAGTGCGGTGGGCGAGGCAAAGATCCGCACCGTCGAGGGGCTGGAGCAGGATGGAAAGCTCCACCCGGTCCAGCAGGCCTTCCTCGAGGCCGATGCCATGCAGTGCGGCTACTGCACCTGCGGCATGATCCTGTCCGCGGTAGCCTTGTTGGAACAGCATCCGACCCCGACTGAGGAGCAATTCCTCGCCGCGATGGACGGGAACATCTGCCGCTGTGGGGTCTATAACAACATCCGCAGTGCCGTGAAGCGCGCCTCCGAAACTCTCGCCAAGAACCCGCAATGA
- a CDS encoding EF-hand domain-containing protein, producing MTSPIKVSPATLGLTSALVLGFAAPALAGDVPAPTTAEEFLAADLDASGGLSKTEFATFLEAGLTAKEINSAFKKADVNRSKEVTLLELRYHLGEVELPTKNEISFEAADNDGNAFLDREEFNRAVGHLRSRGIDLLRRFLQADVSNDGRITFDEWSVYLTGKAKGPEGASFLVFDLLDQIKDGKISSGEYTWFYTGETKQSKIAAAFYKLDKNEDGYLTRDEWNPGAKKR from the coding sequence ATGACATCTCCTATCAAAGTCTCCCCCGCCACCCTCGGCCTAACCTCCGCCCTCGTGCTCGGCTTCGCCGCACCTGCGCTCGCAGGCGACGTGCCGGCTCCCACCACGGCTGAGGAATTCCTCGCGGCCGATCTCGATGCCTCCGGCGGCCTCTCCAAGACCGAATTCGCCACCTTCCTCGAAGCTGGACTCACGGCGAAGGAAATCAACAGCGCCTTCAAGAAGGCCGATGTGAACCGCAGCAAGGAAGTCACCTTGCTTGAACTGCGCTACCACCTCGGAGAGGTCGAGCTACCGACCAAGAACGAGATCTCCTTCGAAGCCGCTGACAACGACGGCAACGCCTTTCTCGACCGTGAGGAGTTCAACCGCGCGGTGGGCCATCTCCGTTCACGGGGCATCGATCTGCTCCGCCGCTTCCTGCAGGCTGACGTGAGCAATGACGGGCGCATCACCTTCGACGAATGGAGCGTGTATCTGACCGGCAAGGCCAAGGGTCCGGAAGGTGCCAGTTTCCTCGTCTTCGACCTCTTGGATCAGATCAAGGACGGGAAGATCTCTTCAGGTGAATATACCTGGTTCTACACCGGTGAGACGAAGCAATCGAAGATCGCCGCCGCCTTTTACAAGCTGGACAAGAACGAGGATGGCTACCTCACCCGTGACGAGTGGAACCCGGGCGCGAAGAAGCGCTAA
- a CDS encoding AraC family transcriptional regulator, producing MDALAAIVTLLKPQSIAAKLIHGAGRWGVRYAKFGHPSFALVLKGPCWLSVGGGNPVTLESGDFILLPATPAFTLSSDPRVKPKSMVPAPSGEQVDEVFHGDASLEPSVSMLGGYFAFDPIHARMLLDRLPDLFLIRASDPASAGVAAIVELIKREALGKRAGQAFMLNRLAELLLLEALRSAPAELAGSGFLAGLRDPQLAIALRGIHTRTAEPWSLATLAREAGMSRSSFAERFARVIGTTPLNYLLQWRLAVAKNLLARENMSVAETALAVGYESASGFSTAFSRETGQAPKEFIGIG from the coding sequence ATGGATGCCCTCGCCGCCATCGTCACGCTTCTGAAGCCGCAGTCCATCGCTGCGAAGCTGATCCATGGCGCCGGGCGCTGGGGTGTCCGCTATGCGAAGTTCGGCCATCCCAGTTTCGCGCTCGTCTTGAAGGGTCCCTGCTGGCTTTCGGTGGGGGGGGGGAATCCGGTCACGCTCGAAAGCGGCGACTTCATCCTGCTGCCAGCCACGCCCGCCTTCACGCTATCGAGCGATCCGCGGGTGAAGCCGAAGTCGATGGTCCCTGCTCCTTCCGGTGAGCAAGTGGACGAGGTCTTCCATGGCGACGCCTCGCTGGAGCCATCGGTCAGCATGTTAGGCGGCTACTTCGCCTTCGATCCGATCCACGCGCGCATGTTGCTCGATCGGCTGCCGGATCTCTTCCTCATCCGCGCAAGCGATCCCGCGAGCGCAGGCGTCGCCGCCATCGTCGAACTCATCAAGCGCGAGGCCCTCGGCAAACGCGCGGGCCAAGCCTTCATGCTGAATCGCCTTGCCGAGTTGCTCCTGCTCGAAGCCCTGCGCTCTGCCCCGGCGGAGCTTGCGGGAAGCGGCTTCCTCGCCGGGCTAAGGGACCCGCAGCTCGCGATCGCGCTGCGGGGTATCCACACGCGGACTGCGGAGCCATGGAGTCTCGCCACCCTCGCGCGCGAAGCCGGTATGTCGCGCTCCTCATTTGCCGAGCGCTTCGCCCGCGTCATCGGCACCACACCATTGAACTACCTGCTGCAATGGCGGCTCGCCGTGGCGAAGAACCTCCTCGCCCGCGAGAACATGAGCGTGGCGGAAACCGCGCTCGCGGTCGGCTATGAATCCGCCAGCGGCTTCAGCACCGCCTTCAGCCGCGAGACCGGACAAGCGCCCAAGGAGTTCATCGGGATCGGTTGA